DNA from Halogeometricum sp. S1BR25-6:
ACGCCTCGCAGTCCGCCCACCCCGACCTGCCGCGCGACGAGGAGGGGCGCGTCCGTCTGGTCTGTCGGCGCCACGCCGAACGCCGCGCCGTCGGTCTCGACGAGTCAGGACTCCCGGCCTGCTTCGAGGCCGACCACCCCGACTGCGAAGGCTGCGCCGAGGACGTCCGGAGCGGGGTCGTCGAGACGTGGTGAGCGACTCTCGGCGACCGGTCGTCGCCCTCGTCCTCGCCGGCGGCACCGGTTCCCGGCTCTACCCCGCGAGTCGCGCGGACCGACCCAAGCAGTTCCTCCCGCTTCTCGGCGAGGGGTCGCTGCTCTCGCGGACGGTCGAACGCGCCCGCGAGGCGGCCGACGAAGTGGTCGTCTCCACCCGCCCGGCGTTCGCCGACGAGATACCCGCCCACGCCCCCGACGCCGAGGTGGTCGTCGAACCCGCCGCGCGGGACACCGGTCCGGCCCTCGTCTACGCCACTCATCGCGTTCAGGAGCTATACGGCGACTGCGTCGTCGTCGCCCTCCCCAGCGACCACCGGGTCGAAGGCGACTTCGCCGACGTGATGCGTCGCGGCGCGCGCGTCGCCGCCGACACGGGGTCGCTCGTCACGTTCGGCGTCGAACCGACCCGGCCGGACACCGGGTACGGCTACATCGAACCCGGCGAGTTCGAGGGCGGGAGTGAGAGAGAGGGCGAGACCGACTACGCGCCCGTCGCGGCGTTCCACGAGAAACCGGACGCCGAGACGGCCGAGGCGTACGTCGACGCCGGCCACTACTGGAACGCGGGCATCTTCGCGTGGACGCCCGCGGCGCTCCTCGATGCGGCCCGCGACACGCCGCTCTCCGGTCTCGTCGCCGCCCTCGACGCCGGCGACGATGCCGAGGCCGCCTTCGAGGACGTCCCGGAGGTGAGCATCGACTACGGCGTGATGGAACGCGCCGACGACGCCGTCGTCGTCCCCGCGACGTTCGAGTGGGACGACCTGGGCTCGTGGGACGCCCTCGAACGCGTGTTGGACCCCGACGAGGACGGCTCCGTCGTCGCCGGCGACGCGACGCTCCGGTCGGTCGACGCCGCGGACAACGTCGTCGCCGGCGACGACAAGCACGTCTCGCTCGTCGGCGTCTCCGACCTCGCGGTGGTCGCGTGGGACGACCGGGTCCTCGTCGTGCCGAAGTCGCGCGCGCAGGACGTGCGCGCCCTCGCGAACGAGTTGAAGTCGCGCGGCGAGTTCTGAGCGCGCCCGTTTTCGCCTCGACTACTCCGCGGACCGCCGGATGCGGAGGTTCCCTTCGGTGGTGACGCCCACGAGGAGCGACGAGCGTACCTCCCGGCCCCGGACGGCGTCGCCGGCGGCGTCGGCGACGGTCTTCATCAGGTCCGGCGCGGTGTGGCCCACCTTCACGCCCGCTTCGTCGCAGGCGTCGTAGACGAGTTTCGGCACGTCGTACAGGTCCGACCCCTCCTCGACGACCACTTGAACCGGGGCCGTCAGCGCCTCCGCGAACGCGACAGTCTCGCGCGCCTTCTCGACGTTCCGTCGCGCGCTTGACTCGACGCTGGAGACGTTCGCGCGCGAGGTGCCGAGGTGCTCGGCGATCGTCGACTGGCGGACGCCGCGTTCGCGGAGGGCCAACACCTCGGCCTGCCGGCGCGTGAGGACGCTCGTCTCGGGGTCGAACCCCGTCTCGCCGAGGACGCCCGCGGCGTCGACGTCCCCGTCGGCGTTCGTCTCGGCGTCGGCATCGGTGTCGATGTTGCCGTCTCCCTCGCCATCGCGGTCCGCGTCGTGCATACGCTCCGCTACCGGTGCGGGTCGCAAAAAAACTACAGACGGATGTGACTGTCCGTTGGGTGGTGCGGCGCGGCGGTTCGGCGCGTCTAGCTCCCCCAGAAGTTGTCTCGGCTTCCGAGGGCCGTCGGCCGCTTGGGGCCGCTTCCTTTGTCGTTGTCGTCGTCCTCATCGTCGGTTCCGTCCCCGTCACCGTCGCCGCCTCTGCCCGCCGCGTCGGCGTCTCCATCCTCCTCGTCGGGGTCGGTCGGCAGGCGCTCGACCACCTTCTTCGATTTGGCGTGGTTCGACTTCACCCGGTCGATGCGGACGACGGCGCGCGTGGTCGGCAGGAGGCCGTCGACGAGGACGATGAAGCCGTCCTCCGTCCGCCCGACGCCGGCGCCGCTCTCGTGGATGTCGTCGACGGTGACCACGACGTCCTCGCCCGGTTTGACGGGCTGCTGTTTCAGGTCGCGGATCGGCTGTTCGTAGCTGTTACACCACTCTGCCCCCGCCCGGTCCCCGTAGTACTGACATCCCATCCCGTTGATACGCTCTGAGTACCGCGGGCACTCGTCCGCCAGTGGACAGTCTGACATACGAGAGGCTACTCTATCGCTCGTCTAAACGCTTCCGGGTGCATCTCCGACGCAGTGCCGACCCCTGCGAGGCCCCCGATGTCTCCCGTCGCCGGACGCAACGCTTTCCCGCGCCTGTTCCCGACTTCGACTATGAGCCGCCGCGTCCCGGAGTTCGCTCTGCTCATCGGCGTCGTTCTCGGCCTCTCGGCGGTCGTGTTCGGCCTCCTCTTCGGGCTGAGCCTCCTCGACGTCGTCGTTCTCGCCGCCGTCGGCACGTACCCGTTCGCCGCGTTCGGCCTCCTCCGCGACGACGACCCCGCCGCCGTGGTCCCCGCGCGGTGGATTCTCGCCGGCGGCGTCCTCTGGGCGTTCCTCGGCGTCATCGGCGTCCTCGCGGCCGACCCCTCGCCCTCCGCGCTGGTTCCCGCCGCCTTCGCGGGCCTCGTTCTCGTCCTCCCGCCGGCGGCCTACGCCGTCCGCCACGGGGCGAACGTGAACCCGCTCCCCCCGCGAGCGACGCTCGCCGCGGGCATCGCCGTCGGCGTCGGACTCCTCGCTCTCGGCCTCGTCACTGTCCAACCGGTGTTGGGGACCGTCAGCGCCGTCCTCGCCGCCGTCGCCGCCGGTCTGTACGCGACGGCCCGCGGCGTCCGACTCGCCGAACGCACCCGGCGCGCGGGCGTCGCTGCGGGGGCGCTTCTCGGCGTCGCAGTCGTCGCCCTCGGCGTCGTCCGCGGCGACGAACTCACGAACTGGGTGCTGGCCGGCGTCGCCGTGGCGTTCGCGCCGAGTCTGTACGTCGTGCTGTCGCGGAATCGGAGTCGGCGAGGACGACGGCGGACGCGGTGAAAAACCAAAACGGAGAACGCTACGCCAGCGGTGTCCGCTCGACCACGGTGCCATCCCAGCTTTTGCGTCGCTCGCGTTCGCTCGCTCGCAAAAGCTGGACCAAAAATGAAGAACGCTACGCCAGCGGTGTCCGCTCGACCACGGTGCCGTCGACGGTGGGGTACTGCTCGACGATTTCGCCCTCCGGCGCGTCGCCGTCCTCGACCATCTCTTCGAGGAGCCACCACGCCACCTCGACGTGGTCGGACTTGACGGTGTAGAACTCCTCGGGCACGCCGAGGGCGTCTAACTCCTCCGCCGTCACCCACGTCTTCCCGTAGACGAGCGTCCCGTCGTCGGTCACCTCGTCGAACGGGCGGCGGATGTTCTCGGCCATGCGCTTCAGCCGATTTCTGTGTTGTGCGGCGTCCTTGAACACGGAGGTGCAGAAGTAGACGCGCTCGTGGTCGGCCATCTCCTCTAAGATAGCGTCCTTCGAGCCGTCGACGGCCGACATGTGGCCCTCCTGCAGTTCGTACCCCTCTTCCTGCATTCTTCGATAGTTGCCGTCGGACATCTCGAACTCGTTGACGTTGCAGAAGTCGGCGGCGCCCTCGTCGAGGAACTCCAAGAACTCCTCCTCGGCGCGGATGCCGGGAATCTCGAAGGCGGGCGTCAGCCCCTCCTCGCGGGCGACGTAGAGGATGTCCTCCCACTCGGTGCCGTGCAGGTCGCCCCACATCTCGTACGGTGGGTGGAAGCGAATCTCGTCCAGTCCCGCCTCGGAGAGTCGGCGCATGTTCTCGCGGCCGCCCGTGATGCCGGTGTACAGGTGGGTGTGGTGGTCCTCGCCGAACTCGTTTTTCAGCAGTTCGAGGTAGCGACAGGTCTTGTCGAGGGCCTCCTGCGGCTCGCCGCCCGTGATGGACGTCCCCAGCGCCTCCATCCGTTTGGCCTCGGCGATGACGTCGTCGTCGGACTCCACTTTCCGCTCGTTCGCGTACACGTCCGTGACGTTCTTGCGGTTCTCGCCGAGGGGACAGTAGAAGCAATCGCGCTGGTCGCAGTAGCCGTAGACGAACAGCACCATCTTCCCTCCCATGGCGCACTGCTCGCAGCCCTTCGATATCATTCGTTGCGAACACGGTACACGTCCCACGGGCAAAAACGGTGCGAAACGCGGCTCGTCCGTGGTGTTCGCTCTCACCGCACGCGACCAACCGAGGCCGTCGGGACCGAAGACCGCCGGTTCCGACGGCGGCCGGGCGGTGCGACCGTCGCCGTCGGAGCCCTCCCCGAAAACAAATATAGCCCGACGGCATACGGTCGCACGATGCTGTTGGTCCTCTGCGTCGACCTCGACGACGACCTCGGCCGCAAGACGAGGTTCGACACGCCCGTCGTCGGCCGGGACCGCGTCGAGGCGGCCGCGGTGGCGCTCGCGACCGCCGATCCGGAGGACTCCGACTCGAACGTCCTGTTTCAGGGCGTCCACGAGCACGACGCGCTGTCGGCGGACCCCGAGGTCGGCCAGCAGGTGGAAGTCGCCGCCGTCACCGGCATGGAGGGCAGCGACGTGCAGGCCAACCGCGCCATCGGCGAGGAGATAGACCGCGTCCTCGCGGGGCTTTCGACCGGCGAGAACGTCAGCGCCATCGTCATCACCGACGGCGCGCAGGACGAGTCGGTGCTGCCGGTCATCCGCTCGCGCGTCCCCATCGACAGCGTGCGCCGGGTCGTCGTCCGGCAGGCGCAGGACCTCGAATCCATCTACTACACGATGAAGCAGGTTCTCGCCGACCCCGAGACGCGCGGCACCATCCTCGTCCCCCTCGGTATCCTGCTTCTCATCTACCCGTTTCTCACCATCGCCAGCGCCTTCGACATCCCCGGTGCGGCCGTCCTCGGCGTCATCTCGGCGCTGCTCGGTCTCTACACCCTGTTCCGCGGGCTCGGACTGGAGACGGTCGTCGACGACGCGGTGGGTCGCGGGCGCGACATCCTCTACGAGGGGCGCGTCACGCTCATCACCTACGTCGCCGCCCTCGCGCTGATGACCGTCGGCGGGTTCCGCGGCGTGGCGCTGGTGAACGAGCTTCCGGACCCGGGGTTACCGCTCGTCCTCGCGCTCTTCGTCCACGGCGCCGTCCAGTGGTTCGCCGCCGCCGGCGTCACCTCCAGTCTCGGGCAGGTGACCGACGAGTATCTCGCGGAGCGGTTCAAGTGGCGCTACCTCAACGCGCCGTTCTACGTCGTCGCCATCGCCATCGTGCTGTACGTCGTCTCGGGGTTCTTCCTCAACGTCAACGGCGTGGCCGGCGTCCCCGGCGTCCGGACGTTCTCCGCGGCGGACTTCGCCGTCGGCCTCACGGTGGGAACGCTCCTCGGCGTGTTCAGCACGCTCGCGTTCGCCATCGCGGAGTCGCGGTTCCCCACGAGCGTCGAACCGACGCGCGGGTGACGGCGACCGGTCGCTCGGTCGTTCGACCCGACCCGCTCACCGCTCGCGGACGACGACGAACTCCGCGAGGTCGCGGAGGTAGCCGATGGAGTCCGTCTCCTCCACCTCCGTCGCGTCGAGGGCGTCGAGCGCCTGGTCGGACTGCTCGCGCGCCCGTTGGTTCGCCTCCGCCGGCGTGAGGTCCGTCACCTGCACGACGGAGGGGCGGTCCATCACCTCGTCCTGTCCGGTGGGTTTGCCGAGTTCGTCCGCGTCGGCCGTCGCGTCCAGCACGTCGTCGCGTATCTGGAATGCGACCCCCACGCGCTCGGCGTACTCGCCGAACGCCTCGACGGTGAAGGGGTCCGCCCCGGCCGCGACGGCGCCGAGTTCGGCCGCCGCCCGGAACAGCGCGCCGGTCTTCCGCCGCGCGAGTTCCATGTACTCGCGTTCGTTCGACGGGCGGGCGACCAGTTCCGTCGCCTCGCCCTCGCCGAGTTCGACCATCGACTCGGCGACCACCTGCATCGCCTGGTCGTTCACCGAGAGGAGGGCGAACGCCTCGCCGAGAAGGCCGTCGGAGGCGATGAGGGCCGGGCCGTAGCCGTACTCCGCCCACGCGCTCGGCGTACCGCGCCGGATGTCCGACCGGTCGATGATGTCGTCGACGACCAGCGAGGCGTTGTGGACCAACTCGACGGCGACGGCGAAATCCACCGCCGCGTCGGCGTCGCCGCCGCAGGCCTCGCAGGCGAGAATCGTCACCGCGGGACGGACGCGTTTGCCGCCGGCGAGGGCGACGTGCGCGAGTTCCTCCGACAGTTCGGGCGGGTCGACCGCTTCGATGACCTCGGTGAGGCGCTCGTCGACCATCGAGACCCGACGCTCCAGATACTCCATTGTCGAAGGTCAGGATGCAGCGACAAAAGAGGTTCCGGAACCGAACGTTTCGGCCCTCCCGTTCGGACGGGAATCGGGGACGGGAACGTTCGGCCGGAACACTGGTGAGTCGCGCCGACACTGGGTAGGGCAGAACGCTCGTGCGCGAACTGCAGAACGTGGAGGGATTCCACCCACGAGACCTCTCGAAGCGCCAGCGACTGCTCGTC
Protein-coding regions in this window:
- a CDS encoding DUF7091 family protein: MDDRFERFVRDQFRAAGRQYARAKRAYDDGRDASQSAHPDLPRDEEGRVRLVCRRHAERRAVGLDESGLPACFEADHPDCEGCAEDVRSGVVETW
- a CDS encoding mannose-1-phosphate guanylyltransferase, which codes for MSDSRRPVVALVLAGGTGSRLYPASRADRPKQFLPLLGEGSLLSRTVERAREAADEVVVSTRPAFADEIPAHAPDAEVVVEPAARDTGPALVYATHRVQELYGDCVVVALPSDHRVEGDFADVMRRGARVAADTGSLVTFGVEPTRPDTGYGYIEPGEFEGGSEREGETDYAPVAAFHEKPDAETAEAYVDAGHYWNAGIFAWTPAALLDAARDTPLSGLVAALDAGDDAEAAFEDVPEVSIDYGVMERADDAVVVPATFEWDDLGSWDALERVLDPDEDGSVVAGDATLRSVDAADNVVAGDDKHVSLVGVSDLAVVAWDDRVLVVPKSRAQDVRALANELKSRGEF
- a CDS encoding Tfx family DNA-binding protein; the protein is MHDADRDGEGDGNIDTDADAETNADGDVDAAGVLGETGFDPETSVLTRRQAEVLALRERGVRQSTIAEHLGTSRANVSSVESSARRNVEKARETVAFAEALTAPVQVVVEEGSDLYDVPKLVYDACDEAGVKVGHTAPDLMKTVADAAGDAVRGREVRSSLLVGVTTEGNLRIRRSAE
- a CDS encoding TRAM domain-containing protein encodes the protein MSDCPLADECPRYSERINGMGCQYYGDRAGAEWCNSYEQPIRDLKQQPVKPGEDVVVTVDDIHESGAGVGRTEDGFIVLVDGLLPTTRAVVRIDRVKSNHAKSKKVVERLPTDPDEEDGDADAAGRGGDGDGDGTDDEDDDNDKGSGPKRPTALGSRDNFWGS
- a CDS encoding radical SAM protein, translated to MISKGCEQCAMGGKMVLFVYGYCDQRDCFYCPLGENRKNVTDVYANERKVESDDDVIAEAKRMEALGTSITGGEPQEALDKTCRYLELLKNEFGEDHHTHLYTGITGGRENMRRLSEAGLDEIRFHPPYEMWGDLHGTEWEDILYVAREEGLTPAFEIPGIRAEEEFLEFLDEGAADFCNVNEFEMSDGNYRRMQEEGYELQEGHMSAVDGSKDAILEEMADHERVYFCTSVFKDAAQHRNRLKRMAENIRRPFDEVTDDGTLVYGKTWVTAEELDALGVPEEFYTVKSDHVEVAWWLLEEMVEDGDAPEGEIVEQYPTVDGTVVERTPLA
- a CDS encoding DUF373 family protein, which gives rise to MLLVLCVDLDDDLGRKTRFDTPVVGRDRVEAAAVALATADPEDSDSNVLFQGVHEHDALSADPEVGQQVEVAAVTGMEGSDVQANRAIGEEIDRVLAGLSTGENVSAIVITDGAQDESVLPVIRSRVPIDSVRRVVVRQAQDLESIYYTMKQVLADPETRGTILVPLGILLLIYPFLTIASAFDIPGAAVLGVISALLGLYTLFRGLGLETVVDDAVGRGRDILYEGRVTLITYVAALALMTVGGFRGVALVNELPDPGLPLVLALFVHGAVQWFAAAGVTSSLGQVTDEYLAERFKWRYLNAPFYVVAIAIVLYVVSGFFLNVNGVAGVPGVRTFSAADFAVGLTVGTLLGVFSTLAFAIAESRFPTSVEPTRG
- a CDS encoding polyprenyl synthetase family protein, which produces MEYLERRVSMVDERLTEVIEAVDPPELSEELAHVALAGGKRVRPAVTILACEACGGDADAAVDFAVAVELVHNASLVVDDIIDRSDIRRGTPSAWAEYGYGPALIASDGLLGEAFALLSVNDQAMQVVAESMVELGEGEATELVARPSNEREYMELARRKTGALFRAAAELGAVAAGADPFTVEAFGEYAERVGVAFQIRDDVLDATADADELGKPTGQDEVMDRPSVVQVTDLTPAEANQRAREQSDQALDALDATEVEETDSIGYLRDLAEFVVVRER